The following proteins are co-located in the Gemmatimonadales bacterium genome:
- the lysS gene encoding lysine--tRNA ligase produces the protein MSATEERSYIEAARRERMAELDRRGIPAFAYRFERTHTTAEARAAYQDAMGDNGPEVAVAGRIVSLRSQGKTAFAHLEDAAGQIQIYFRRDALGDAYELVTLLDLDDHVGVRGRLFRTRMGEITVRVEALELLAKSLRPLPRGKTVGEGDEATTFGGLADPEVRYRQRYADLAVHAEVREVFRLRARAIAYLRRFLDERGFLEVETPVLQPLYGGAAAQPFVTHHNALDQPLFLRIADELYLKRLLVGGFERVYEIGHDFRNEGMDRTHNPEFTMLELYQAYADYRDMMALVEAMISGVVEHCLGTRTIEREGVMLDFTPPWPRVEFVSGLAARTGVDIRTAPEAALRKLLVDAGVPPDTAAGFSGGKLYDEVFKVWLEPTLVQPTFVVDYPKALSPLARVHRTDPALTERFELFVRGVELANAFSELNDPDDQRARFADQARQRAAGDHDAQQYDADYIRALEYGMPPAGGVGIGVDRLVMLLTGEPSIRDVTLFPAMRPET, from the coding sequence GTGAGCGCCACCGAAGAGCGCAGCTACATCGAGGCCGCGCGCCGCGAGCGGATGGCCGAGCTGGACCGCCGCGGCATTCCCGCGTTTGCATACCGGTTCGAGCGCACGCACACGACGGCCGAGGCGCGGGCGGCTTATCAGGACGCGATGGGCGACAACGGGCCGGAGGTGGCCGTCGCCGGGCGCATCGTGTCGCTCCGCTCGCAGGGCAAGACGGCGTTTGCGCACCTGGAGGACGCCGCAGGGCAGATCCAGATCTACTTTCGGCGTGACGCACTGGGCGACGCATACGAGCTGGTGACACTGCTCGACCTCGATGACCACGTCGGGGTACGCGGCCGCCTCTTCCGCACTCGCATGGGCGAAATTACGGTGCGGGTCGAGGCCCTCGAGCTGCTTGCCAAGTCGCTGCGGCCGCTGCCGCGCGGCAAGACCGTGGGCGAAGGCGACGAGGCGACGACATTCGGTGGCCTGGCCGACCCCGAGGTGCGGTATCGCCAGCGCTATGCGGATCTCGCCGTACACGCCGAGGTGCGTGAGGTGTTCCGGCTGCGCGCCCGGGCCATCGCATATCTCCGGCGGTTTCTCGACGAGCGCGGGTTTCTCGAAGTCGAGACGCCCGTGCTCCAGCCGCTCTACGGCGGCGCAGCGGCGCAGCCGTTCGTCACGCACCACAACGCGCTCGACCAGCCGCTCTTTCTCCGCATCGCCGACGAGCTCTACCTCAAGCGGCTCCTGGTGGGCGGGTTCGAGCGGGTCTACGAGATCGGACACGACTTCCGCAACGAGGGGATGGACCGGACGCACAACCCCGAGTTCACGATGCTCGAGTTGTATCAGGCATACGCCGATTACCGGGACATGATGGCGCTGGTCGAGGCGATGATCTCGGGGGTCGTCGAGCATTGCCTGGGCACCCGCACGATCGAGCGGGAGGGAGTGATGCTCGACTTCACGCCGCCTTGGCCACGGGTGGAGTTCGTTTCGGGGCTCGCGGCGCGCACCGGGGTGGACATCCGAACCGCCCCCGAGGCCGCGCTCAGAAAGCTCCTGGTGGACGCTGGCGTGCCGCCCGACACCGCGGCGGGATTTTCCGGCGGCAAGTTGTATGACGAGGTGTTCAAGGTGTGGCTCGAGCCGACGCTCGTGCAGCCGACGTTCGTGGTAGACTACCCGAAGGCGCTCTCGCCGCTCGCGCGGGTGCACCGGACGGACCCGGCGCTTACCGAGCGGTTCGAGTTGTTCGTGCGCGGCGTGGAGCTGGCCAATGCGTTCAGCGAGCTCAACGATCCCGACGACCAGCGCGCCCGGTTCGCGGATCAGGCCCGCCAGCGTGCCGCCGGCGACCACGATGCGCAGCAATACGACGCCGACTACATCCGTGCGCTCGAGTACGGGATGCCGCCGGCGGGCGGCGTCGGCATCGGGGTGGACCGGCTGGTGATGCTCCTCACCGGCGAACCGTCCATCCGCGACGTGACCCTCTTTCCCGCGATGCGGCCGGAGACGTAA
- the prfB gene encoding peptide chain release factor 2 (programmed frameshift): MPMSDLAEHLAELERRVAELRDFLDLTGKAARLSALEARQSEPGFWSNPETARAAVQELKQLKGWTGPYETLHARLVSAREMAELLKAEPDLGLSAELTREAEELERGVEAFELQAMLQGAEDERDALLTIHPGAGGTESQDWAEMLMRMYVRWAERRGFEVTILDLVPGEEAGIKAASIEIKGQYAYGYLKAEKGVHRLVRISPYDSQARRHTSFASVFVYPEVDDTIEIDLREEDIKMDVFRASGAGGQHVNKTSSAVRLTHIPTGVVVSCQQERSQFKNKDTAMKMLRAALYQRKLEEQEAERAKLEATKADISWGNQIRSYVFQPYTMVNDHRTEVKVADVQRVMDGDLDEFIQAYLRRFGGRAA, encoded by the exons CTGCCCATGTCGGATCTCGCCGAGCATCTGGCCGAACTGGAGCGTCGCGTCGCCGAGCTGCGAGACTTTCTT GACCTGACGGGCAAGGCGGCGCGGCTCTCGGCGCTCGAAGCTCGGCAGTCGGAACCGGGCTTCTGGAGCAACCCCGAAACGGCCCGCGCCGCTGTGCAGGAGCTCAAGCAACTCAAGGGATGGACCGGCCCCTACGAGACACTGCATGCGAGGCTCGTGTCCGCGCGCGAAATGGCCGAGCTGTTGAAGGCGGAGCCGGACCTCGGGCTCTCGGCCGAGCTCACCCGCGAAGCGGAGGAGCTGGAGCGTGGCGTGGAGGCGTTCGAGCTCCAGGCGATGTTGCAGGGCGCCGAAGACGAGCGCGACGCACTGCTCACGATCCATCCCGGCGCGGGCGGCACCGAGTCGCAGGACTGGGCCGAGATGCTGATGCGGATGTACGTGCGCTGGGCGGAGCGGCGCGGATTCGAGGTGACGATCCTCGACCTGGTCCCCGGCGAAGAGGCGGGCATCAAGGCGGCATCGATCGAGATCAAGGGCCAGTACGCGTACGGCTATCTCAAGGCGGAGAAGGGCGTGCACCGGCTGGTGCGCATCTCCCCGTACGACTCCCAGGCCCGGCGCCACACGTCCTTCGCGTCGGTGTTCGTCTATCCGGAGGTGGACGACACGATCGAGATCGATCTGCGCGAGGAAGACATCAAAATGGATGTCTTCCGCGCCTCGGGCGCCGGTGGGCAGCACGTCAACAAAACCAGCTCGGCCGTGCGGCTCACCCACATTCCGACGGGCGTCGTCGTCTCCTGTCAGCAGGAGCGCAGCCAGTTCAAGAACAAGGACACCGCGATGAAGATGCTGCGCGCCGCCCTCTATCAGCGCAAGCTCGAAGAGCAGGAGGCGGAGCGCGCCAAGCTGGAGGCCACCAAGGCGGACATCTCCTGGGGCAACCAGATCCGCTCCTACGTCTTCCAGCCCTATACGATGGTGAACGACCACCGGACGGAGGTGAAGGTCGCTGACGTGCAGCGGGTGATGGACGGCGACCTCGACGAGTTCATTCAGGCTTATCTCAGGCGCTTCGGAGGCCGCGCGGCGTGA
- a CDS encoding ABC transporter permease, which translates to MTLQPTDRVPGERPPVTGTPELRAVLRWPSRLERRIAGRYLRSRRGSRTASLSTVISIGGVAVGVLALTVVLGVMNGLRDDLRERILVGSPHLRVLTFGAGLRLDDWQHVLAEVRKVPGVVAAEPEVISQAGITAGHDYGEAVNVLGFEPDTGTKSVTSFPQSITKGDLSFKPTRKDVDGALLLGARLASRLSVYPGDVVTLAPVTEAKINPALGVAVPKFWKFEVTGLFDTGMFQYDNQFVVMSRTMAQKFTGLGDAVSGIAVRVTDPDLAPVVGARIEQRLGYPYRTLDWQDQNASLFSALQLEKLAMGLIIFFIMVVAAFNIVGTLTMVVADKTREIGILQAMGLTAPAVARIFLAQGAIIGLVGTSLGLVSGLAVSYLVDRSGWIKINPAVYFIDHLPVHVELRDVLVVVAASIAIAVLATVYPSLSAARLTPVEAIRHE; encoded by the coding sequence ATGACGCTGCAGCCCACCGATCGAGTGCCCGGCGAAAGACCGCCGGTGACGGGCACGCCCGAGCTCCGGGCCGTCCTGCGCTGGCCCTCGCGGCTCGAGCGCCGGATTGCGGGGCGCTACCTCCGCTCTCGCCGGGGCTCGCGTACGGCATCGCTCAGCACGGTCATCTCCATCGGCGGTGTCGCCGTCGGCGTGCTGGCGCTCACGGTGGTGCTCGGCGTCATGAACGGTCTGCGCGACGATCTGCGCGAGCGCATCCTGGTGGGAAGCCCGCACCTCCGGGTGCTCACGTTCGGCGCGGGGCTCCGGCTGGACGACTGGCAGCATGTGCTCGCCGAGGTGCGGAAGGTGCCGGGCGTGGTCGCGGCGGAGCCCGAGGTGATCAGCCAGGCCGGAATCACGGCGGGCCACGACTACGGCGAGGCCGTCAACGTGCTGGGCTTCGAGCCAGACACCGGCACGAAGTCGGTCACATCCTTCCCTCAGTCGATCACCAAGGGCGATCTCTCCTTCAAGCCGACCCGCAAAGACGTGGATGGCGCGCTGCTCCTCGGCGCCCGGCTCGCGAGCCGGCTCTCGGTCTATCCTGGCGATGTGGTGACGCTGGCGCCGGTCACCGAGGCCAAGATCAATCCCGCGCTCGGCGTCGCCGTGCCCAAGTTCTGGAAGTTCGAGGTGACCGGGCTGTTCGACACCGGCATGTTCCAGTACGACAACCAGTTCGTCGTAATGTCGCGGACCATGGCGCAGAAGTTCACCGGATTGGGTGACGCGGTGTCGGGGATTGCCGTGCGGGTGACCGATCCCGACCTGGCCCCGGTGGTGGGCGCGAGGATCGAGCAGCGGCTCGGGTATCCCTATCGCACGCTCGACTGGCAGGACCAGAACGCGAGCCTCTTCAGCGCTCTCCAGCTCGAGAAGCTCGCGATGGGCCTGATTATCTTCTTCATTATGGTGGTCGCGGCGTTCAACATCGTCGGGACCCTTACGATGGTGGTGGCGGACAAGACGCGTGAGATAGGCATCCTCCAGGCGATGGGCCTCACGGCGCCGGCGGTCGCACGGATCTTCCTCGCACAGGGCGCCATCATCGGGCTGGTCGGCACCAGCCTCGGCCTCGTCAGCGGCCTCGCGGTTTCCTACCTGGTGGACCGCTCCGGCTGGATCAAGATCAACCCCGCGGTGTACTTCATCGATCACCTGCCGGTCCATGTCGAGCTGCGAGACGTACTGGTTGTGGTGGCCGCGAGCATCGCGATCGCCGTGCTCGCGACGGTGTACCCGTCGCTCTCGGCGGCGCGGCTCACACCGGTCGAAGCCATCCGGCATGAGTGA